A region of Pseudomonas marginalis DNA encodes the following proteins:
- a CDS encoding NGG1p interacting factor NIF3, whose amino-acid sequence MYKLAFFVPDSHVETVKTAVFAAGGGRIGDYDRCAWQVLGQGQFRALDGSQPFIGQVGQVEVVEEWKVELVVADEWVKAVVAALKLSHPYETPAYEVWQLADF is encoded by the coding sequence GTGTACAAGCTCGCCTTCTTCGTGCCCGACAGCCATGTGGAGACGGTGAAAACCGCCGTCTTCGCTGCTGGCGGCGGACGCATCGGCGACTACGACCGCTGCGCCTGGCAAGTGCTGGGCCAGGGCCAGTTTCGCGCGTTGGACGGCAGCCAGCCGTTTATCGGGCAGGTTGGCCAGGTTGAAGTGGTTGAAGAGTGGAAGGTCGAGTTGGTGGTGGCCGATGAGTGGGTCAAGGCGGTTGTCGCGGCCTTGAAGCTCAGCCACCCCTACGAGACACCGGCGTATGAAGTGTGGCAGTTGGCAGATTTCTGA
- a CDS encoding membrane-targeted effector domain-containing toxin has product MNTPSQAFEGIESNLNQIGHHLLNVEAPLLPEHKPSAEQAYLEKTNAILASYRQQFLHKSRTLYQSLKQADLPQQLVTLKATLNTHLEHLDRYEQIDGKPRKSFMTFEAGFTALANETALSAQDRLLHPQQQAMLERVPLGSTLRPGFYALTLDYQAQTIELAGAFVLTERTSPVVTDLSSMPAVGEVMLFTPTRGIETFGSLPQLNAHLQRGMDDAAQRRDFMHLLPVRYHHISPGAIWPLALTPINDRPLFEHTYNALIDKRNADIDHALSLVNNPEQAVDTLISALDQAIVASLPDLAARLAWRAQRVLERYLRQSAPDWYRSASETRRAELAGHLAGYNTARQHLLELLGPVTTPATLARYQLLERLSEDLDIHDLEPERLVINTRRYVSPIGEYEHDRNLIDLTLRGLHEGDEQTGSDFLKKTTLTYQEAPLPEAYKDLTVTWLVQTLSTLQPRLDFAAAQQQMHAKPETSLAIEQMLDQRINALAYTAVLEGHLSEDDFQLVQTLRQGTDARLSAATLSLHEAQLQDMWVLRQSDGNGKVIRLLLCTPEAPGRQQFQAFDDEVACQQHILGWSLDNGSKQPPGTLTDYLITRVALRFRAAMKQVLTGLSFKPHAEEYKEVRFGNIGNHAHCLKAMSAHVLATRVDDYAFSTPDWYRSTSNANRQKLLKLADDAEGALHAYNVFALSDAHFPSFPDFLHEQAKKRLNELLGRHQNDVDPDTVWAFSPPALLGAWTPKPLTYTQLYRDGYADGVGFLDEKFSRAARFKGPNGIDLSPLTAEKVARSVTGVWIGQRYINEVRARLLNVGSADYELRRNATLSITQRQMQNAALECRLQGHIAGVDWEWLERSIASMGSTATDQRGTYAIHRLLVDGEWVIDNFLFSHSGFPTLLYTPNAPDGISFREARQFNYLLKKIPGMVGYLTLRVGAQSQTRVRTFLENAKAQLPEDLNKTSVSLARYDATRVPLPDLRQALYNMKLQRKIDDVEGTTVNRLKMITGILWTCVEWVTAIATAPFPVLSLSLGMLLAFKDGMLALHAYQQGDTGAALEHLIGYMLNSAGAAFTDLRPALVSLRQLARPAVSPIARRTAVPSEALKLVQPLQPKPLALEDMQAVLFDGQALWAKKTPDPIGRYLLYRLDPASGKLVSTTRVAAPDAQGVWSRTGITGGAPKYEKLPDTPEPLKPYEIPVKYASKLELAINPDVRASIVQRTEWEFGSREGALGHVASELHSLRTTYLQQAERLTSDAEEFFKHLDPLPARADVPAIDADASFTQLLASDALAANRHLVIGAAPGSIASKELLITQMDSLLSKGFKYLYIEHLPADLFRTKLQKLNTGKSWQHIERHLKTIDQAFGFAEDAEYSFVALVRQAQKKGLKLRALDASTSYQLEDALQMGDTPATTPRDNAARNFYSHKTIETDAIDEPDARWIALVDSSRLRTFDKTPGLADLHDAVALRVDDVGPGQPVGIWIDEPGAIVGDPLAHADYRLTLHTAYAAPEPVTPSGAASVAVANHFSDYDIAPPLRASIAQQATTRYGLNTRYYSTAPDHREALQAFQNTRERLSTEAQTYMASHVPPTRPDPSVLGSPKTPEALLESIRHSEFTGLVIGEGHRAESSKRLLREHMGHLKAQGFKTLYVEHLMTDLHQAELDAFLRTQHLPDTLKRYLNYLDQGQMRGYKGRDTYTEVVQAAGKHGLRVRALDCAASYHLKGLGGDMSVTRNQIFSYFASNVIKADQAAHGPHKWVAFIGSTHTNNNLGVPGLAELQGAVSLHVRDTPPALARNIRPGTWETFSEGIDLDARALRSDLVLEAGVEGLTAPAPFVPVDRSRLKRPGHFLIERPTPAQNNVLHRSRTGEIVSTPIKVNADGLYYVDRWEPMQGKRFSYESTLISALRVEVGLTPAP; this is encoded by the coding sequence GTGAACACACCATCCCAGGCCTTTGAAGGCATCGAAAGCAACCTCAATCAGATCGGTCATCACCTGCTCAATGTCGAAGCACCGCTGTTGCCAGAACACAAACCCTCAGCCGAACAGGCCTATCTGGAAAAAACCAACGCAATCCTGGCGAGCTACCGGCAGCAGTTCCTGCACAAGAGCCGAACGCTTTACCAATCGCTGAAACAGGCTGACCTGCCCCAACAACTGGTCACGCTCAAGGCCACACTCAACACCCATCTGGAACACCTCGACCGTTACGAGCAGATCGACGGAAAACCGCGTAAATCCTTCATGACCTTTGAAGCCGGTTTCACTGCCCTTGCCAACGAAACCGCCCTGAGCGCCCAGGACCGTCTGCTGCACCCGCAACAACAGGCCATGCTGGAGCGTGTGCCGCTGGGCAGCACACTGCGGCCTGGTTTCTATGCGTTGACCCTGGACTATCAAGCACAAACCATCGAACTGGCCGGGGCCTTTGTCCTGACCGAACGCACCAGCCCGGTCGTCACCGACCTTTCCTCCATGCCGGCCGTGGGCGAAGTGATGCTGTTCACCCCCACGCGCGGGATTGAAACCTTTGGCTCCCTGCCTCAACTGAACGCGCATTTGCAGCGCGGCATGGATGACGCCGCGCAACGCCGCGACTTCATGCACCTGCTGCCGGTGCGCTACCACCACATCAGCCCCGGCGCGATCTGGCCGCTGGCACTGACGCCCATCAATGACCGGCCGCTGTTCGAACACACCTACAACGCCCTGATCGATAAGCGCAACGCAGACATTGATCATGCCCTGAGCCTGGTGAATAACCCCGAGCAGGCCGTGGACACCCTGATCAGCGCACTGGACCAGGCCATCGTCGCGTCCCTGCCCGACCTGGCCGCACGCCTGGCGTGGCGTGCCCAGCGCGTGCTGGAGCGCTACCTGCGCCAGAGCGCCCCGGACTGGTACCGCAGCGCCAGCGAAACCCGCCGGGCCGAATTGGCCGGGCACCTGGCAGGCTACAACACCGCCCGCCAACACCTGCTTGAACTGCTGGGCCCGGTCACCACGCCTGCAACACTGGCCCGCTATCAACTGCTGGAGCGGCTGAGCGAAGACCTGGATATCCACGACCTGGAACCGGAACGCCTGGTGATCAATACCCGTCGCTACGTCTCCCCCATCGGCGAGTACGAACACGACCGCAACCTGATCGACCTGACCCTGCGCGGGCTGCACGAAGGTGACGAGCAGACGGGCTCGGACTTCCTGAAAAAAACCACGCTCACCTATCAAGAGGCGCCACTGCCAGAGGCATACAAGGACCTCACCGTGACCTGGCTGGTACAGACGCTTAGCACCCTGCAACCGCGCCTCGACTTCGCCGCTGCGCAACAACAGATGCATGCAAAACCCGAAACCAGCCTCGCGATCGAACAGATGCTCGACCAAAGGATCAACGCGCTGGCCTATACCGCCGTGCTCGAGGGCCATCTCAGTGAAGACGACTTCCAATTGGTGCAGACCCTGCGCCAAGGCACCGACGCCCGCCTGAGCGCCGCAACTCTGTCTCTGCATGAGGCCCAGTTGCAGGATATGTGGGTGCTGCGCCAGAGCGACGGCAACGGCAAGGTCATACGCCTGCTGCTGTGTACCCCTGAGGCACCTGGGCGGCAGCAATTCCAGGCATTCGACGATGAGGTTGCCTGCCAGCAGCACATCCTTGGCTGGAGCCTGGACAACGGTTCGAAACAACCGCCCGGCACCCTCACCGATTACCTGATCACGCGGGTCGCCTTGCGCTTTCGTGCAGCGATGAAGCAGGTCTTGACTGGCCTGAGTTTCAAGCCTCATGCCGAGGAATACAAAGAGGTCCGCTTTGGCAACATCGGCAACCATGCTCATTGCCTCAAGGCCATGTCGGCCCATGTGCTGGCGACACGGGTCGACGACTATGCCTTCAGCACACCGGACTGGTACCGCTCCACCAGTAACGCCAACCGCCAGAAGCTTTTGAAACTGGCTGACGACGCCGAGGGTGCACTGCATGCCTACAACGTCTTTGCGCTGTCCGATGCGCACTTCCCCAGCTTCCCCGACTTTCTGCATGAGCAGGCAAAAAAGCGCCTGAACGAGCTGCTGGGACGTCACCAGAACGATGTCGACCCCGATACCGTCTGGGCCTTCTCGCCGCCGGCACTGCTCGGCGCCTGGACGCCGAAACCGCTGACCTACACCCAGCTGTACCGTGACGGCTACGCGGACGGCGTGGGTTTTCTCGACGAAAAGTTTTCGCGGGCGGCCCGCTTCAAAGGTCCCAACGGCATTGACCTGAGCCCGCTGACCGCAGAAAAGGTCGCCCGCTCGGTCACCGGTGTGTGGATCGGCCAGCGCTACATCAACGAGGTCAGGGCCCGCCTATTGAATGTCGGCAGCGCGGATTACGAGTTGCGGCGCAATGCAACCCTGAGCATCACCCAACGCCAGATGCAGAACGCTGCCTTGGAGTGCCGCCTGCAAGGGCATATCGCCGGGGTCGATTGGGAGTGGCTTGAACGCAGTATCGCCAGCATGGGCAGTACCGCCACCGACCAGCGCGGTACCTATGCCATCCATCGACTGCTGGTCGACGGGGAGTGGGTCATCGACAACTTCCTGTTCAGCCACAGCGGCTTCCCGACGTTGCTCTACACCCCCAACGCACCGGATGGCATCAGCTTTCGCGAGGCCCGGCAGTTCAATTACCTGCTGAAAAAAATTCCCGGCATGGTCGGCTATTTGACCCTGCGGGTAGGGGCCCAGTCGCAGACGCGGGTACGGACTTTCCTGGAAAACGCCAAGGCGCAGTTACCCGAGGACCTGAACAAGACCTCCGTCAGCCTTGCGCGCTACGACGCCACTCGCGTGCCCCTGCCGGACCTGCGCCAAGCGCTTTACAACATGAAGCTGCAGCGCAAGATCGACGATGTTGAAGGCACCACGGTCAATCGACTCAAGATGATCACCGGTATTCTGTGGACCTGCGTGGAGTGGGTCACTGCGATTGCCACCGCGCCCTTCCCCGTCCTCAGCCTGAGCCTGGGCATGCTGCTGGCGTTCAAGGACGGCATGCTGGCCTTGCACGCTTACCAGCAGGGCGATACCGGCGCCGCACTGGAGCACTTGATCGGCTACATGCTCAACAGTGCCGGCGCCGCATTCACCGATCTGCGCCCGGCCCTAGTGTCCCTCAGGCAGCTTGCCCGACCCGCCGTGAGCCCGATCGCCAGGCGCACTGCCGTCCCCAGCGAAGCCTTGAAACTTGTCCAGCCTCTGCAACCCAAGCCCTTGGCCCTGGAAGACATGCAAGCGGTACTCTTCGATGGCCAAGCGCTGTGGGCGAAGAAAACCCCGGACCCCATCGGCCGCTACCTGCTCTACCGACTGGACCCGGCCAGTGGCAAACTGGTCTCCACCACACGCGTGGCAGCCCCGGATGCGCAAGGCGTCTGGAGCCGCACCGGGATCACCGGCGGCGCACCTAAATATGAAAAACTGCCCGACACACCGGAGCCGCTCAAGCCCTATGAAATACCGGTGAAGTACGCGAGCAAACTGGAACTGGCGATCAATCCGGATGTGCGGGCCAGCATCGTGCAGCGGACTGAATGGGAGTTCGGCTCACGGGAGGGCGCGCTGGGGCACGTCGCCAGCGAGTTGCACTCCCTGCGCACCACTTATTTGCAACAGGCCGAACGCTTGACGAGTGACGCCGAAGAGTTCTTCAAACACCTTGATCCGTTGCCGGCCCGCGCCGACGTCCCGGCCATCGACGCCGACGCCTCATTTACGCAACTACTGGCCAGCGATGCCTTGGCCGCAAACCGGCACTTGGTCATCGGCGCGGCACCAGGCTCCATCGCCAGTAAAGAACTCCTGATAACGCAAATGGACAGCTTGCTGAGCAAAGGCTTCAAGTACCTGTACATCGAGCACCTGCCTGCCGATTTATTCCGCACAAAATTGCAGAAGCTCAACACCGGTAAATCCTGGCAGCACATCGAACGCCACCTGAAGACGATTGACCAGGCGTTTGGCTTCGCCGAAGACGCCGAGTATTCGTTTGTCGCCCTGGTGCGCCAGGCGCAAAAAAAGGGCTTGAAACTCAGAGCCCTCGACGCCTCGACCTCGTATCAACTGGAGGATGCCCTGCAAATGGGCGACACACCGGCGACAACGCCGCGGGATAACGCGGCCAGGAACTTCTATTCCCACAAGACCATCGAGACCGACGCCATCGACGAGCCCGACGCTCGCTGGATCGCGTTAGTGGATTCCTCGCGCCTGCGTACCTTCGATAAAACGCCGGGCCTGGCCGACTTGCACGACGCGGTGGCCTTGCGGGTGGACGATGTCGGCCCAGGCCAGCCGGTGGGCATCTGGATCGACGAGCCGGGCGCCATCGTCGGCGATCCACTGGCCCACGCTGACTACCGGCTGACCCTTCACACAGCCTATGCGGCGCCCGAGCCGGTAACGCCATCCGGTGCTGCGTCAGTCGCTGTCGCCAACCACTTCAGCGACTACGACATCGCGCCGCCGTTGCGCGCCAGCATCGCTCAACAGGCTACTACGCGATATGGGCTCAATACACGTTACTACTCGACGGCCCCCGATCATCGCGAAGCACTCCAGGCGTTCCAGAACACCAGGGAACGCCTGAGCACCGAGGCACAAACCTATATGGCCAGCCACGTGCCGCCCACCAGGCCCGACCCTTCGGTTCTGGGCTCGCCGAAAACCCCAGAGGCGCTGCTGGAAAGCATCCGTCACAGCGAGTTCACCGGACTGGTGATCGGTGAAGGGCACCGGGCGGAGTCCAGCAAACGGTTGTTGCGCGAGCACATGGGGCACCTCAAGGCGCAGGGGTTCAAGACCCTGTACGTAGAACACCTGATGACCGATTTGCATCAGGCAGAGCTGGATGCCTTCCTGCGCACCCAACACCTGCCGGACACCCTCAAGCGCTACCTGAACTATCTGGACCAGGGGCAAATGCGCGGCTACAAAGGCCGTGATACGTACACGGAAGTCGTCCAGGCAGCCGGCAAGCACGGCTTGCGCGTCCGCGCCCTGGACTGCGCCGCCAGTTATCACCTCAAAGGGCTGGGTGGGGACATGTCTGTAACGCGCAACCAAATATTCAGCTACTTCGCCTCCAATGTGATCAAGGCCGACCAGGCGGCGCATGGGCCACACAAGTGGGTCGCGTTCATCGGCAGCACTCACACCAACAACAACCTGGGGGTGCCCGGACTGGCGGAACTGCAAGGTGCCGTCAGCCTGCATGTCAGGGACACGCCCCCCGCGTTGGCGCGAAACATTCGCCCCGGCACCTGGGAGACATTTTCCGAAGGCATAGACCTCGATGCCAGGGCCTTGCGTAGCGACTTAGTTCTGGAGGCCGGTGTGGAAGGCTTAACGGCGCCAGCGCCGTTCGTTCCGGTCGACCGGTCTCGGCTGAAAAGACCCGGCCATTTCCTGATCGAACGCCCAACACCGGCGCAGAACAATGTGCTGCACCGTTCGCGCACCGGGGAAATTGTGTCGACGCCCATCAAGGTCAATGCTGACGGCCTGTATTACGTCGACCGCTGGGAACCGATGCAGGGCAAGCGCTTCAGCTACGAAAGCACCTTGATCAGTGCACTGCGGGTGGAAGTCGGGCTGACCCCCGCGCCCTGA